One window of the Pseudomonas knackmussii B13 genome contains the following:
- a CDS encoding DUF3303 domain-containing protein gives MLFIVSWTVMPDKRDIAIGRFLKTGALPPAGVTMKGRWHAVGRVGGFGLAEADDPALLQTWLLEWNDIMHMEVYPALTDEQAAPLLAALAAKR, from the coding sequence ATGCTTTTCATCGTCAGCTGGACAGTCATGCCCGATAAACGCGACATCGCCATCGGGCGCTTCCTCAAGACCGGCGCGCTGCCGCCGGCGGGCGTCACCATGAAAGGGCGCTGGCATGCGGTCGGGCGCGTCGGCGGCTTCGGCCTGGCCGAGGCGGACGACCCGGCGCTGCTGCAGACCTGGTTGCTCGAGTGGAACGACATCATGCACATGGAGGTGTATCCGGCCCTCACTGACGAGCAGGCCGCACCGCTGCTGGCGGCGCTGGCGGCCAAGCGCTGA